One part of the Treponema peruense genome encodes these proteins:
- the yqeK gene encoding bis(5'-nucleosyl)-tetraphosphatase (symmetrical) YqeK, translated as MEENKYTELVENIRSYTKKSVKQKRFEHSVRVAVLAREMCGMYGVSPEKGYIAGLAHDMCKDMDDSSLMALASKDGQPVSDVEKEKPSLLHGRAASVMLSEDFGISDKDIIQAVARHTLGGSSLCPLAKIIYSADKIEPGRPQSTDEYRSALLEKSLNALTLSVLEENIRYLEENNKTVAPVSLRFRESLKRDMAREAQIALNMDGGN; from the coding sequence ATGGAAGAAAATAAATACACTGAACTTGTTGAAAATATCCGTTCCTATACAAAAAAATCAGTCAAGCAGAAGCGCTTTGAGCATAGTGTAAGGGTTGCTGTCCTTGCACGCGAAATGTGCGGAATGTACGGTGTCTCCCCTGAAAAAGGGTATATTGCAGGTCTTGCTCACGATATGTGCAAAGATATGGATGACAGTTCGCTTATGGCACTTGCGTCAAAAGACGGGCAGCCTGTTTCTGATGTAGAAAAAGAAAAGCCGTCCCTTCTTCACGGACGCGCAGCTTCTGTCATGCTTTCAGAAGATTTTGGTATTTCTGACAAAGATATTATTCAGGCTGTTGCGCGTCATACTCTTGGCGGGTCAAGTCTTTGTCCCCTTGCAAAAATAATTTATTCTGCAGACAAGATAGAGCCCGGAAGACCTCAGTCTACAGATGAATACAGGAGTGCACTTCTTGAAAAAAGCCTCAATGCGCTTACACTTTCTGTTCTTGAAGAAAATATCCGCTATCTTGAAGAAAACAACAAGACGGTTGCTCCTGTAAGCCTCAGATTCCGTGAGAGCTTAAAAAGGGATATGGCCAGGGAAGCCCAGATAGCCCTGAATATGGACGGTGGAAACTAA
- a CDS encoding LCP family protein yields the protein MVENREKKGVVFLVVILAIIIGVGVFIAATLRVDPVAETLKKEPVIKILFVLSDDSGNALSTDVFVYYPVSRKGALFDILGNTGSIYSSLGRVDRIDAVYKEKGVDTYRKEVEKLIGKTIPFSLEISLSDLGTLADLLGGLKVFIPTPVDAKGENGERWLLPSGAVTLDGDKVATYMTYRSEDDSDGDAGDRRQGTLISLLASIRDNKNVILEKKNFRRFGEKFRFNMDESSLYKLFQEIVNVDAERLAPQTITGSLRVVDGKTLLFPYYDGQLIKDIVNQTIGSLVNDENSSQNRIYVLEIQNGTGRQGLARNTSFLMQSAGYEVLETLNADSDNYAHTVIVNHIGNREAALALGNFIRCRYIVDDEVKPGTESFDSVARADFTIILGDDFDGRFVKGGYKGPEVEAASDTDGEE from the coding sequence ATGGTAGAAAACAGAGAAAAAAAGGGTGTAGTCTTTCTTGTTGTCATTCTTGCAATAATAATCGGAGTCGGTGTTTTTATAGCCGCCACTCTTCGTGTTGATCCTGTTGCCGAAACTCTCAAAAAAGAACCTGTAATAAAAATTCTTTTTGTGTTGTCAGACGACAGCGGTAATGCACTTTCTACTGACGTTTTTGTATATTATCCTGTTTCCAGAAAGGGTGCTCTTTTTGATATTCTTGGCAATACGGGTTCCATTTATTCCAGTCTGGGGCGTGTAGACAGAATTGATGCCGTTTATAAAGAAAAAGGTGTCGATACCTACAGAAAGGAAGTTGAAAAGCTTATTGGCAAAACAATTCCTTTTTCTTTGGAAATTTCCCTGTCAGATCTTGGAACACTTGCAGATTTGCTTGGCGGCCTGAAGGTTTTTATTCCGACTCCTGTTGATGCAAAGGGTGAAAACGGCGAAAGATGGCTTCTTCCAAGCGGTGCCGTAACTCTGGACGGCGATAAAGTCGCAACATACATGACTTACAGGTCAGAAGACGATAGTGACGGTGATGCAGGGGACCGCAGGCAGGGGACTCTTATTTCTCTGCTGGCTTCTATACGCGACAACAAAAACGTGATACTTGAAAAAAAGAATTTCCGCAGATTCGGCGAAAAATTCCGCTTTAACATGGATGAGTCAAGTCTGTACAAGCTTTTTCAGGAGATTGTAAATGTAGATGCAGAACGTCTTGCGCCCCAGACAATAACGGGAAGCCTTCGTGTTGTGGACGGAAAAACACTTTTGTTCCCGTATTATGACGGTCAGCTTATCAAAGATATTGTAAACCAGACAATCGGTTCGCTGGTAAATGACGAAAATTCTTCCCAGAACAGGATTTATGTTCTTGAGATTCAGAATGGAACCGGCCGGCAGGGACTTGCAAGAAACACATCGTTTCTTATGCAGAGCGCCGGTTATGAAGTTTTGGAAACACTCAACGCAGACAGTGACAATTATGCACATACTGTGATTGTGAATCATATCGGAAACAGGGAAGCGGCTCTTGCTTTGGGTAATTTTATCAGATGCCGTTATATTGTTGATGACGAGGTAAAACCGGGTACCGAAAGTTTTGACAGTGTAGCACGTGCAGATTTTACAATTATCCTTGGCGATGATTTTGACGGGCGTTTTGTAAAGGGTGGTTACAAAGGTCCTGAAGTTGAGGCTGCTTCGGATACTGATGGTGAGGAATAA
- the rsfS gene encoding ribosome silencing factor, whose translation MEKTEKEKALEIAALMEDGKGQDVTVIDVSKLNSWTDYFVITTVTSSAHWQGLYKSIKDYAAKNDMEIHQTHQKSSQGDEWNLVDLGSVVVHLMSSEARNFYELEKLWHAGEFLK comes from the coding sequence ATGGAAAAGACAGAAAAAGAAAAGGCTCTGGAAATTGCAGCCCTTATGGAAGACGGAAAAGGACAGGATGTTACTGTAATTGATGTTTCAAAGCTCAACAGCTGGACAGATTATTTTGTTATTACAACGGTTACAAGTAGTGCGCACTGGCAGGGTCTTTACAAAAGCATAAAAGACTATGCTGCAAAAAATGATATGGAAATACACCAGACTCACCAGAAGTCGTCACAGGGTGATGAATGGAATCTTGTGGATTTGGGGTCTGTTGTTGTTCATCTTATGAGTTCAGAGGCAAGAAACTTCTATGAACTCGAAAAACTCTGGCACGCCGGGGAATTTCTTAAGTAA
- the obgE gene encoding GTPase ObgE codes for MIQFADEAVIKVRSGKGGNGCVSFRREKYIPNGGPNGGDGGRGGDVIFQVRRNLRTLAHLRFHPVFKAQNGGDGMSWNKYGKDGEDIVIQVPPGTAVRDNETGELIHDFTEASGEESFKFLTGGNGGWGNVHFKSSTNQAPRIANKGEPGEERELRIELSIMADLGLVGFPNAGKSSLLEYFTNARPKIAPYPFTTKVPNLGVLRVDENSDIIIADIPGIIEGASDGAGLGIRFLKHISRTVGLIFMIDCGEEGCVDAYEKLLKELSEFGAGLMEKQRIVLCNKIDLEGAKENAALVAERIKSVDPGVEVIPVSVAARTNMDAARTALIKLAAREDVLEDREENAFAPTSAKKSSFMAERSVDDSMEIQFPGSEQ; via the coding sequence ATGATTCAATTTGCTGATGAAGCAGTTATAAAAGTCCGCTCGGGAAAGGGCGGTAACGGCTGTGTTTCTTTCAGACGCGAAAAATATATTCCTAACGGCGGCCCTAACGGTGGTGACGGTGGACGCGGCGGTGATGTTATTTTTCAGGTAAGACGTAATCTTCGTACTCTGGCTCATCTTCGTTTTCATCCTGTGTTCAAGGCACAAAACGGCGGTGACGGAATGAGCTGGAACAAATACGGTAAGGACGGTGAAGATATTGTAATTCAGGTTCCGCCGGGAACAGCTGTACGTGACAATGAAACCGGTGAGCTTATCCATGACTTTACAGAAGCGTCTGGCGAAGAGTCCTTTAAATTTCTTACCGGCGGTAACGGCGGCTGGGGCAATGTACATTTCAAAAGCAGTACAAACCAGGCTCCAAGAATTGCAAACAAGGGTGAACCTGGTGAAGAAAGGGAACTTAGGATTGAGCTTTCAATAATGGCAGATCTTGGACTTGTAGGTTTTCCGAATGCAGGCAAGTCAAGCCTTCTTGAATACTTTACAAATGCACGCCCAAAAATTGCGCCGTATCCGTTTACTACAAAAGTGCCTAACCTTGGTGTTCTGAGGGTAGATGAAAACAGTGATATAATCATTGCAGATATTCCCGGAATTATTGAAGGGGCGTCAGACGGAGCAGGACTTGGAATCCGCTTTTTGAAGCATATATCCCGTACCGTGGGGCTTATTTTTATGATAGACTGCGGTGAAGAAGGCTGTGTGGACGCTTACGAAAAGCTTTTGAAAGAACTTTCTGAATTCGGTGCAGGGCTTATGGAAAAACAGAGAATAGTTCTCTGTAACAAAATTGACCTTGAAGGCGCCAAAGAAAATGCGGCTCTTGTTGCAGAACGCATAAAGTCAGTGGATCCAGGTGTAGAAGTTATTCCTGTTTCTGTTGCGGCCCGTACAAATATGGATGCTGCCCGTACTGCTCTTATAAAGCTTGCAGCCAGGGAAGATGTACTGGAAGACCGTGAAGAAAATGCTTTTGCGCCGACTTCAGCAAAAAAGAGCAGTTTTATGGCAGAACGTTCTGTTGATGACAGTATGGAAATTCAGTTTCCGGGTTCGGAGCAGTAG
- the ispE gene encoding 4-(cytidine 5'-diphospho)-2-C-methyl-D-erythritol kinase has translation MHECVTVLAPAKINLGLQVLPRRNDGFHSIRSLFTTVNLCDRITVSVSDKKNFCGVSCEGMALPSENTFTKAYKAFCVLTGVESGVSVEVTKHIPSGGGLGGGSSDASSFLQSIDTIFGTGLSETEFMKLSGEVGSDCFFFTKALLACKNTALFRPFAAFVEGRGEVVTELRARNDYSVLLVMPEVSVSTPFAYNLVDAAGTTALDRNFGIEDAAGLYAKDVLEWNFVNDFTLPVRGAFEKVNEALNDIGESGADFADMSGSGSTVFGVFSDAARARKALAVLQKKWRAVLV, from the coding sequence ATGCATGAATGTGTTACTGTTCTTGCTCCGGCAAAGATAAACCTTGGTTTGCAGGTTCTTCCCCGCCGGAATGACGGTTTTCATTCCATAAGAAGTTTGTTTACAACTGTAAATCTTTGTGACCGGATAACGGTTTCTGTTTCCGATAAAAAAAACTTCTGTGGTGTGAGTTGTGAAGGAATGGCACTTCCTTCAGAAAATACATTTACAAAGGCGTACAAAGCTTTCTGCGTGCTGACCGGTGTGGAATCTGGTGTTTCTGTCGAAGTGACAAAGCATATTCCTTCCGGCGGTGGATTGGGGGGCGGCTCAAGTGATGCTTCTTCTTTTTTACAATCCATTGATACTATTTTCGGCACAGGTTTGTCTGAGACCGAATTCATGAAGCTTTCCGGCGAGGTAGGCAGCGACTGTTTCTTTTTTACAAAGGCTCTGCTTGCTTGCAAAAATACTGCGCTGTTCCGTCCTTTTGCGGCTTTTGTAGAAGGACGGGGCGAAGTTGTTACTGAACTTAGGGCCAGAAACGATTATTCTGTTCTTCTGGTAATGCCTGAGGTTTCGGTTTCTACACCTTTTGCCTATAATCTTGTTGACGCGGCAGGAACAACTGCTTTGGACAGGAATTTTGGCATTGAAGATGCGGCCGGTTTGTATGCAAAAGATGTTCTGGAGTGGAACTTTGTAAATGATTTTACGCTTCCTGTCAGAGGTGCGTTTGAAAAAGTAAATGAGGCACTTAACGATATTGGTGAGTCAGGTGCCGACTTTGCAGATATGTCTGGATCCGGATCTACTGTATTCGGTGTTTTTTCTGATGCGGCACGGGCCCGGAAAGCGCTGGCTGTTTTGCAGAAAAAATGGAGAGCTGTACTCGTTTAG
- the nadD gene encoding nicotinate (nicotinamide) nucleotide adenylyltransferase, producing MKLAVLGGSFNPVHIGHMALADDVCSSLGYDRVLFVPAAVPPHKEMVPGVSAEERLSMVQIACSTDSRFVAESCEIERDGVSYTWDTVDYLEKKYASSLEGKIGIILGSDLFAGFHLWKNAALLAKRCNLILARRPEQSSFAKSANRALGEYAQLENSGDSFDISKEPLFSEAAVLDNPLLPVSSTQIRNLALSGGGFKYLVPSGVFEYIIGGNLYGRK from the coding sequence TTGAAACTGGCAGTTCTTGGAGGCAGCTTTAACCCTGTTCATATAGGACACATGGCTCTTGCCGATGATGTGTGCTCCAGTCTTGGGTATGACAGGGTGCTTTTTGTTCCTGCAGCAGTTCCCCCGCATAAAGAAATGGTGCCGGGTGTTTCTGCCGAAGAAAGGCTTTCTATGGTACAAATTGCCTGCAGTACAGATTCAAGATTTGTTGCCGAGTCCTGTGAAATTGAACGCGACGGTGTTTCGTATACATGGGATACCGTTGATTATCTTGAAAAAAAATACGCTTCTTCTCTGGAAGGTAAAATCGGAATAATTCTGGGCAGCGATCTTTTTGCCGGATTCCATCTTTGGAAAAACGCCGCTCTTCTGGCAAAAAGATGTAATCTGATTCTGGCGCGGCGTCCGGAACAGTCGTCTTTTGCAAAATCGGCAAACAGGGCTTTGGGTGAATATGCTCAGCTTGAAAATTCAGGTGACAGTTTTGATATTTCAAAGGAACCTCTTTTTTCGGAAGCTGCCGTTCTTGACAATCCGCTGCTTCCTGTAAGTTCAACCCAGATAAGAAATCTTGCTTTGTCGGGCGGCGGTTTTAAATATCTTGTACCTTCAGGGGTTTTCGAGTATATTATTGGCGGTAACTTATATGGAAGAAAATAA